From a region of the Microterricola gilva genome:
- a CDS encoding Rne/Rng family ribonuclease translates to MVDKASNDTNTSGAAPDSTKTPAKKRSRIFGARKKRGEETPVTPPVAEQPVAEAPVEQPEQPQLPVDEAPEPPAAAADEAPVVDEAPAPAPAPVIPTQLSTTSLIFHAPDILPLPPRPAGERGFDRDFDRDSDDASTVRRRARRRSGEEGRSGSDDPANTVVKVRTPREPELITEPQRIKGSTRLEAKKQRRRDGRDAGRRRTVITEAEFLARRESVDRSMVVRAKNNKIQIGVLEDSVLVEHYVAKNQEASLIGNVYLGRVQNVLPSMEAAFIDIGRGRNAVLYSGEVDWEAAAAENPGANQPRRIELALKPGDKVLVQVTKDPVGHKGARLTSQVSLPGRYLVYVPNGSMNGISRKLPDTERARLKKILKEVLPDNVGVIVRTAAEGATEEQLTLDVQRLISQWASISSQLQTVQAPALLHSEPDLLIKIVRDVFNEDFQKMIISGDDAQEVIESYLRGVAPDLLERVERYEGEKDAFDEYRISEQIEKALDRKVWLPSGGSLVIDRTEAMTVVDVNTGKFVGSGGNLEETVTKNNLEAAEEIVRQLRLRDIGGIIVVDFIDMVLESNRDLVSRRLIECLSRDRTKHQVAEVTSLGLVQMTRKKLGLGLLESFSENCEACAGRGIIVHHDPVVKHRQTPQQAPQQERRRSGKSGQQAQQQQQQPQAPAAEKSSGTHGITEDAKNALAQIAASTLAHPVDAPKVDEPAAQAAAQQSGAQQSGAQQSGAQGEGRSPRSRNRKSRGGRSQQSTERSGDAAAVTAPTAAEVQPESKSEPVAEVRSAPKAEPIAILDIPVEVAPRQARAVNTKAAEELLGSVLEALPQPKQPGQGRSRSRRVSTAALSTTPVMPIVTGTPSGSDSE, encoded by the coding sequence ATGGTGGACAAAGCAAGCAACGACACCAACACGAGCGGCGCTGCACCGGATTCGACGAAGACTCCGGCGAAGAAGCGGTCACGGATCTTCGGCGCGCGGAAGAAGCGCGGCGAGGAGACGCCTGTGACGCCGCCGGTCGCCGAGCAGCCAGTGGCAGAGGCCCCGGTCGAGCAGCCTGAGCAGCCGCAGCTGCCGGTGGATGAGGCTCCCGAGCCCCCCGCCGCGGCAGCGGACGAGGCGCCCGTCGTCGACGAGGCGCCCGCGCCAGCACCTGCGCCGGTGATCCCCACCCAGCTCAGCACGACCTCCCTGATCTTCCACGCACCGGACATCCTGCCGCTGCCGCCGCGTCCGGCCGGTGAGCGCGGTTTCGACCGTGACTTCGATCGCGATTCCGACGACGCATCGACCGTGCGCCGTCGTGCGCGCCGTCGCAGCGGCGAGGAGGGTCGCTCCGGTTCCGACGACCCCGCGAACACCGTCGTCAAGGTCCGCACGCCGCGCGAGCCAGAGCTCATCACCGAGCCGCAGCGCATCAAGGGCTCCACGCGCCTCGAGGCCAAGAAGCAGCGTCGTCGCGACGGCCGGGATGCCGGGCGCCGCCGCACCGTCATCACCGAGGCCGAGTTCCTCGCCCGCCGCGAGTCGGTCGACCGCAGCATGGTCGTGCGCGCCAAGAACAACAAGATCCAGATCGGCGTGCTCGAAGACAGCGTGCTGGTCGAGCACTACGTCGCCAAGAACCAGGAGGCGAGCCTCATCGGCAACGTCTACCTCGGTCGTGTGCAGAACGTCCTCCCCAGCATGGAGGCCGCGTTCATCGACATCGGTCGCGGCCGCAACGCCGTGCTCTACTCCGGCGAGGTCGACTGGGAGGCCGCAGCGGCCGAGAACCCCGGAGCCAACCAGCCGCGCCGCATCGAGCTCGCGCTGAAGCCGGGCGACAAGGTCCTCGTCCAGGTGACGAAGGACCCGGTCGGCCACAAGGGTGCCCGCCTGACCAGCCAGGTCTCGCTGCCCGGCCGCTACCTCGTCTACGTTCCGAACGGGTCGATGAACGGCATCAGCCGCAAGCTGCCTGACACCGAGCGCGCGCGCCTGAAGAAGATCCTCAAGGAGGTGCTGCCAGACAACGTCGGCGTCATCGTGCGCACCGCGGCGGAGGGCGCCACCGAGGAGCAGCTGACGCTCGACGTGCAGCGCCTGATCAGCCAGTGGGCCAGCATCAGCTCGCAGCTGCAGACCGTGCAGGCCCCCGCGCTGCTGCACTCCGAGCCCGATCTGCTCATCAAGATCGTGCGCGACGTCTTCAACGAGGACTTCCAGAAGATGATCATCTCCGGGGATGACGCCCAGGAGGTCATCGAGAGCTACCTGCGCGGCGTCGCCCCCGACCTCCTCGAGCGCGTCGAGCGCTACGAGGGTGAGAAGGACGCATTCGACGAGTACCGCATCTCCGAGCAGATCGAAAAGGCCCTCGACCGCAAGGTCTGGCTGCCCTCGGGCGGTTCGCTCGTGATCGACCGCACAGAGGCGATGACCGTCGTCGACGTCAACACGGGCAAGTTCGTCGGCTCTGGCGGAAACCTCGAGGAGACCGTCACCAAGAACAACCTCGAGGCCGCGGAGGAGATCGTGCGCCAGCTGCGACTCCGCGACATCGGCGGCATCATCGTCGTCGACTTCATCGACATGGTGCTCGAGTCCAACCGCGACCTGGTGTCGCGCCGACTCATCGAGTGCCTGAGCCGTGACCGCACCAAGCACCAGGTCGCAGAGGTCACCTCGCTCGGCCTCGTGCAGATGACCCGCAAGAAGCTCGGCCTCGGCCTGCTTGAGTCCTTCAGCGAGAACTGCGAGGCCTGCGCAGGGCGCGGAATCATCGTGCACCACGACCCGGTGGTCAAGCACCGCCAGACGCCGCAGCAGGCGCCGCAGCAGGAGCGTCGCCGCTCCGGCAAGTCCGGTCAGCAGGCGCAGCAGCAGCAGCAGCAGCCCCAGGCGCCGGCCGCCGAGAAGTCGAGCGGCACCCACGGCATTACCGAGGACGCCAAGAACGCTCTCGCGCAGATCGCCGCGAGCACCCTGGCCCACCCGGTCGACGCGCCCAAGGTCGACGAGCCCGCAGCCCAGGCCGCCGCGCAGCAGTCCGGTGCACAGCAGTCCGGTGCACAGCAGTCCGGTGCACAGGGCGAGGGCCGCAGCCCGCGTTCACGCAACCGCAAGTCGCGTGGTGGTCGGTCCCAGCAGTCGACCGAGCGTTCGGGCGACGCGGCGGCCGTGACCGCGCCGACCGCCGCCGAGGTGCAGCCTGAGTCGAAGTCGGAGCCGGTCGCCGAGGTGCGCAGCGCACCCAAGGCCGAGCCGATCGCCATCCTCGACATTCCCGTCGAGGTCGCTCCGCGCCAGGCGCGCGCCGTCAACACGAAGGCGGCCGAAGAGCTGCTCGGTTCGGTCCTCGAGGCCCTCCCGCAGCCCAAGCAGCCCGGTCAGGGCCGTTCGCGCAGCCGCCGTGTGTCGACGGCCGCGCTGTCGACGACGCCGGTCATGCCGATCGTCACCGGAACGCCGAGCGGTTCAGACAGCGAGTAA
- a CDS encoding DUF4031 domain-containing protein — MTVLIDQAIWPAHDTVWAHLVSDTSLDELHAFAEAQAIPRRGFDLDHYDVPLERWQALVDAGALPVSGRELVTRLRASGLRVSARERRGL, encoded by the coding sequence ATGACTGTGCTCATCGATCAGGCCATCTGGCCGGCCCACGACACCGTCTGGGCCCATCTCGTCAGCGACACGAGTCTCGACGAGTTGCACGCATTCGCCGAGGCGCAGGCGATCCCCCGGCGCGGATTCGACCTCGATCACTACGACGTGCCGCTTGAGCGCTGGCAGGCCCTGGTGGATGCCGGGGCGCTGCCGGTCAGCGGTCGCGAACTCGTGACGCGCCTGCGCGCGAGCGGGCTCAGGGTGAGCGCACGAGAGCGCCGCGGCCTCTAG